The following are encoded together in the Ignavibacteriales bacterium genome:
- a CDS encoding decaprenyl-phosphate phosphoribosyltransferase, whose amino-acid sequence MIRTVSQLLRITQWIKNLFVFIPLLFSLHLFHQNYFLTVLFAFIVFCFASSIVYIINDVVDREADSQHPVKKNRPIPSGKISIKAALSIAAILVSIIIIMLYFLPVMFIYSIAGFLSLNLFYTFIFKHIVLLDIFSIAAGFSIRVIAGAYVINVEVSNWLLLTTMFISLFLAVMKRYSELNLQNSEAGKSRKVLSQYSLEFTSQLSTVAAAAVIICYALYTVSTRTVSVFGTENLIYTTPFVVFGIFRYMFLVYMNHEGENTSKIMITDLQMIVTVILYITTIVLIVY is encoded by the coding sequence ATGATCAGAACAGTTTCCCAATTACTAAGAATTACACAATGGATTAAAAACTTATTCGTTTTTATTCCCTTGTTGTTTTCGCTTCATCTGTTTCATCAAAATTATTTTCTTACAGTATTGTTTGCTTTTATTGTGTTCTGTTTTGCTTCAAGTATAGTTTATATTATTAATGATGTCGTAGATCGGGAAGCTGATAGTCAGCATCCTGTAAAAAAAAATCGCCCTATTCCATCCGGGAAAATTTCAATAAAAGCTGCATTATCAATCGCGGCAATATTAGTGAGTATAATAATAATTATGCTCTATTTCCTTCCGGTAATGTTTATTTATTCGATCGCCGGTTTTTTATCTCTGAATCTTTTTTATACATTTATTTTTAAGCACATAGTCTTGCTTGATATTTTCAGTATTGCTGCAGGTTTTTCAATCAGAGTGATAGCTGGAGCCTATGTTATCAATGTTGAAGTATCCAACTGGCTGTTACTAACAACGATGTTCATCTCACTTTTTCTTGCGGTGATGAAAAGGTATTCGGAGTTAAATCTGCAAAATTCTGAAGCCGGAAAATCGCGCAAGGTACTTTCACAATATTCACTTGAGTTTACATCGCAACTCTCGACTGTAGCAGCCGCAGCAGTTATTATATGTTACGCACTTTATACAGTTTCCACACGTACAGTTTCAGTTTTCGGGACTGAAAATCTCATTTATACTACACCCTTTGTTGTATTTGGAATTTTTAGGTATATGTTTCTGGTATATATGAATCACGAAGGCGAGAACACTTCCAAAATAATGATCACTGATTTGCAGATGATAGTAACAGTAATTCTATATATCACAACCATTGTTCTTATTGTTTACTAA
- a CDS encoding HlyC/CorC family transporter gives MISELSLLIILILLSGFFSSTELAFIVSNKLKLEIKARKKNIAAINAVFFNNHSQNFYSTILLGNNVVGIAFASLSTIFFSSAFGWDDWTILIVSTLTLLLFGELLPKYFAREIPDRFVLISSSPLRIFYIIFSPFIKTLSAFSSLLFKSSEVKSGNINYIFDKEDIELLVKESEAAGMVEKKESDFISRVFDLGEQKVYEAMRPRTEIVGIEISQGIDEVLDIFIQSGYSKLPVFEDNLDNIKGVVYAYDLFSKPSNLQSIIRNIEFVPETKKSFDLLKEFLSRRFSIAIVIDEFGGTAGLVTMEDILEEVFGEIEDEYDTTEDICRKISADSFLISGKVEVDYFNEKYGEIFPIGDYETVAGFIISRIGKIPIQGETIIIDGLHFLIARSTNSKIDLIKLTLPGDYIIKNE, from the coding sequence ATGATAAGCGAGTTATCCTTACTGATTATTTTGATTTTATTGAGCGGATTTTTTTCCTCAACAGAACTTGCATTCATTGTGAGTAATAAATTGAAGTTGGAAATTAAAGCCCGGAAGAAAAACATCGCAGCTATTAACGCAGTATTTTTCAATAATCATTCACAAAATTTTTATTCAACTATTTTATTGGGTAATAACGTTGTTGGAATTGCCTTTGCATCGCTCAGCACAATATTTTTTTCATCTGCTTTCGGTTGGGACGATTGGACTATATTAATTGTATCCACTTTAACTTTACTGTTATTTGGTGAACTATTGCCAAAATATTTTGCCCGTGAAATTCCTGATAGATTTGTATTAATATCTTCAAGTCCGTTAAGAATATTTTACATCATTTTTTCTCCGTTTATTAAAACTCTTAGCGCATTTTCATCGCTGCTATTCAAATCCTCTGAAGTAAAATCCGGTAATATCAATTACATCTTTGATAAGGAAGACATCGAATTATTAGTCAAAGAAAGTGAGGCGGCAGGAATGGTTGAGAAAAAAGAAAGTGATTTCATTAGCAGGGTATTCGATTTAGGCGAGCAAAAAGTGTATGAAGCTATGCGCCCGAGAACTGAGATTGTCGGTATTGAAATTTCACAGGGGATAGATGAAGTGCTCGATATTTTCATCCAATCAGGTTACTCTAAACTTCCGGTTTTTGAAGATAATCTGGACAACATAAAGGGAGTGGTTTATGCCTACGATTTATTTAGTAAGCCTTCAAACCTTCAAAGCATCATTCGCAATATTGAATTTGTACCGGAAACTAAAAAAAGTTTTGACTTACTTAAAGAGTTTCTCTCGCGGAGATTTTCCATTGCCATAGTCATTGACGAATTTGGAGGCACTGCAGGATTGGTCACTATGGAAGATATTCTTGAAGAAGTATTTGGTGAAATTGAAGATGAATACGATACAACTGAGGATATTTGCAGAAAAATTTCTGCCGACTCATTTTTAATAAGCGGAAAAGTTGAGGTAGATTATTTTAATGAAAAATATGGCGAGATTTTTCCTATTGGCGATTATGAAACTGTTGCCGGCTTTATAATATCTCGAATTGGAAAAATCCCGATACAAGGCGAGACGATTATTATTGACGGACTTCATTTCCTTATTGCCCGATCAACAAATTCAAAGATTGATTTAATTAAACTTACTCTTCCGGGTGACTACATTATTAAAAATGAATAA
- the tgt gene encoding tRNA guanosine(34) transglycosylase Tgt, which translates to MKFELLKKNSASKARAARITTEHGIIETPIFMPVGTQGTVKAVNQKLLLEDIKAQIVLSNTYHLYLRPGTETLNQAGGLHKFMNWEKPILTDSGGYQVFSLSELRKLKADGVEFRSHLDGSKHFFTPEKVIEIQRIIGSDIMMSLDECTPFPCDYDYAVNSTKLTSEWAVLNKLAFENSNSLYGFDQNLFGIIQGSVYKDLREKSAADLLKLDFDGYAIGGLAVGEPTETMYDLVNFTTDFMPENKPRYLMGVGRPENILEAIDRGVDMFDCVMPTRNARNANLFTSNGTLSMRNAKYKNDFSVIDENCDCYTCCNFTKAYLRHLFIAGEILALELASIHNLHFYLWLVAEARKHILDESFGKWKSEILNNITSNNKITLEE; encoded by the coding sequence TTGAAATTCGAATTACTAAAAAAAAATTCGGCATCTAAGGCACGGGCAGCAAGAATAACGACTGAGCATGGCATCATTGAAACTCCAATATTCATGCCTGTTGGTACGCAGGGAACAGTCAAAGCAGTAAACCAAAAACTTCTTCTCGAAGATATTAAAGCTCAAATTGTTTTATCGAATACATATCATCTATATTTAAGACCAGGAACTGAAACACTTAATCAGGCTGGCGGTTTGCACAAATTTATGAATTGGGAAAAACCAATTTTAACCGACAGCGGTGGTTACCAGGTATTCAGCCTTTCTGAATTAAGAAAACTGAAAGCTGACGGAGTTGAATTTCGTTCTCACCTCGATGGTTCGAAGCATTTCTTTACTCCCGAGAAAGTGATTGAAATTCAGCGAATCATCGGATCGGATATTATGATGTCTCTTGATGAATGCACTCCATTTCCGTGCGATTATGATTATGCAGTCAATTCAACTAAACTGACATCAGAATGGGCAGTGTTAAATAAACTTGCTTTTGAAAATTCGAATTCACTTTATGGGTTTGATCAGAATTTATTCGGTATTATTCAAGGGAGTGTTTATAAAGATTTACGTGAAAAATCTGCTGCGGATTTATTGAAATTAGATTTTGATGGTTATGCAATCGGCGGACTTGCTGTTGGTGAACCGACTGAAACAATGTATGATTTAGTTAACTTTACAACTGATTTTATGCCGGAAAATAAACCCCGATATTTAATGGGTGTTGGTCGTCCCGAGAATATTCTCGAAGCAATTGATCGCGGAGTTGATATGTTCGATTGTGTAATGCCGACACGAAATGCGAGAAATGCGAATTTGTTTACATCAAACGGCACTCTTTCAATGAGAAATGCAAAATATAAAAATGATTTTTCAGTCATTGATGAAAATTGTGATTGTTACACTTGTTGTAATTTTACAAAAGCCTATTTGAGACATCTTTTTATTGCTGGGGAGATTCTTGCTTTAGAACTTGCTTCGATACACAATTTGCATTTCTATCTTTGGTTAGTTGCAGAAGCAAGAAAACATATTCTTGACGAATCGTTTGGCAAATGGAAATCAGAAATTTTAAATAACATAACTTCAAATAATAAAATTACTCTGGAGGAATAA
- the yajC gene encoding preprotein translocase subunit YajC, whose translation MAPQGGDGGGSLISTLIMFGAIFLIFYFMIIRPQQKRAKEREKMLSAMDKGDKVVTSGGLHGTIAGLDDKTVLLQVADNVKMKFERSAIASIVYKERFTCIIIR comes from the coding sequence ATGGCTCCGCAAGGCGGAGATGGTGGTGGCAGTTTAATAAGCACCCTGATAATGTTCGGTGCTATCTTTCTTATTTTTTATTTTATGATAATCAGACCGCAGCAAAAGCGTGCTAAGGAAAGAGAAAAAATGCTGAGTGCAATGGACAAAGGGGATAAAGTAGTCACAAGCGGTGGTTTACATGGTACAATCGCGGGACTTGATGATAAAACTGTTTTACTGCAAGTAGCTGACAATGTCAAAATGAAATTTGAACGCTCAGCGATAGCTTCGATAGTTTACAAAGAAAGATTCACTTGCATAATAATCAGATAA
- a CDS encoding nodulation protein NfeD: MKSIFILFITFIIAFSISAQTNKVFLITIDEEIDIGLVPYVTRVIHEAEISNASAIIVKINTFGGRVDAATQIKDALLKSKIITIAFINNRAISAGSLIALSCNKIIMAPGGSIGAATVVDQMGEKQSEKYQSYMRSEMRSTAEKNGRRTDIAQGMVDERIIIPGLVDSTQLVTLTTEEAIKYGIADIESSDLKEGLQKLGFENFEVVNNESNWAENVVKFLNNSLVSSILIMIGIFGLIAEVKTPGWGVPGTAGVIALALFFGSSYILQLASTLDIILFIIGLILLAAEIFVIPGFGVAGIGGILLILISLFLSLTPSGPFFNFESISLAFVQLAGALAAAFILILVLAKFLPKSRSFSKLILDESEKSEKGFVSYPSEKNLIGAEGVALTTLRPAGTAEINGKRVDVMTDSEYVQQGSRIVVERVEGIKVVVKKIS, encoded by the coding sequence ATGAAAAGCATTTTTATCCTATTCATAACATTCATTATTGCATTCAGCATCTCAGCGCAGACTAACAAAGTTTTTCTGATCACTATTGATGAAGAAATTGACATCGGATTAGTGCCTTATGTCACCCGTGTGATTCACGAAGCCGAGATTTCAAATGCCTCAGCGATCATTGTCAAAATTAATACTTTCGGCGGGAGGGTGGATGCCGCTACTCAGATAAAAGATGCATTATTGAAAAGTAAGATAATAACAATAGCATTTATTAATAATCGCGCTATATCTGCCGGTTCATTAATTGCGCTTTCGTGTAATAAGATCATTATGGCACCTGGCGGATCAATTGGTGCTGCTACTGTTGTTGATCAGATGGGTGAAAAGCAAAGTGAAAAATACCAATCATACATGCGTTCTGAAATGAGATCCACTGCAGAAAAAAATGGAAGAAGAACAGATATTGCACAAGGAATGGTAGATGAAAGAATTATTATTCCCGGCTTGGTTGATTCAACTCAATTAGTTACTCTTACAACCGAAGAAGCGATTAAATATGGGATTGCTGATATTGAATCTTCCGATTTAAAGGAAGGACTTCAAAAACTCGGCTTCGAAAATTTTGAAGTGGTAAACAATGAATCTAACTGGGCAGAAAATGTTGTTAAGTTTCTGAATAATTCATTGGTCTCTTCAATCCTGATAATGATTGGAATATTTGGTTTGATTGCCGAGGTCAAAACCCCGGGATGGGGTGTACCCGGTACTGCTGGAGTAATTGCTTTAGCATTGTTTTTTGGTTCATCATATATACTTCAATTAGCTTCGACATTAGATATTATCTTATTCATAATTGGACTTATTCTGCTCGCAGCAGAAATATTTGTTATCCCGGGTTTTGGAGTTGCGGGAATTGGAGGAATACTTCTAATACTTATTTCATTATTTTTGTCACTCACTCCATCCGGTCCATTTTTTAATTTTGAAAGCATTTCATTAGCATTTGTTCAATTGGCAGGAGCTTTGGCTGCGGCGTTCATTTTAATTTTGGTTCTCGCGAAATTCCTGCCCAAATCCAGATCATTCAGCAAGTTAATACTTGATGAATCAGAAAAAAGCGAGAAAGGATTTGTTTCTTATCCATCAGAGAAAAATTTAATAGGAGCCGAAGGCGTTGCTTTAACTACATTACGACCAGCCGGCACAGCAGAAATAAACGGGAAACGCGTTGATGTTATGACTGATTCGGAATATGTTCAGCAGGGAAGCAGAATAGTTGTTGAGAGGGTTGAAGGTATTAAAGTAGTGGTCAAAAAGATCAGTTGA
- a CDS encoding alpha/beta hydrolase fold domain-containing protein produces the protein MKSYKYYFVIILLLFISNLGLAQYTKILNLDYVGLGDTSQFLDMYVPDILSEQVPLIVFIHGGQWRGGDKNLAKKWIDTLLNHPFVIASINYRLSTEALFPAQIMDCKAAIRWLKANASTFNIDTSKVAVMGTSSGGHLAALVGTSMGVDSLEDLTQGNAEFTSNVMAVLDLFGPTEMLRNDIYHVTTCTDPLSFNDADSPPSALIGCPIQECPEKVKAIDPVTYLDKSDPPFFILHGDQDCSVSPFESIYMDSALDANFMYSDFSLTPGLGHGDDEGWQTPEMKLKILTFLNEAFSGTLSDTNNEPTIPSDFLFPAYPNPFNSTTTIEYQISKYGNVRITVFDILGREVTTLVDSPRSKGTYKTLFDATGLASGIYLFTLTTDNFFESKKLILMK, from the coding sequence ATGAAGTCTTATAAATATTATTTTGTAATTATACTATTGTTGTTTATCTCTAATTTGGGTCTTGCTCAGTACACAAAAATCTTGAATTTAGACTATGTAGGTTTGGGCGATACAAGCCAATTTCTTGATATGTATGTCCCGGATATTTTAAGTGAGCAAGTTCCACTCATCGTTTTCATTCATGGCGGTCAGTGGCGTGGTGGGGACAAAAATTTGGCTAAAAAGTGGATTGATACTCTTTTAAATCATCCTTTTGTAATTGCTTCAATTAACTATCGCCTTAGTACAGAAGCTTTATTCCCTGCTCAAATAATGGACTGTAAAGCTGCTATTCGATGGCTCAAAGCAAATGCTTCTACTTTTAATATTGACACAAGCAAAGTTGCTGTTATGGGTACTTCTTCTGGTGGGCACCTGGCAGCACTCGTTGGAACCTCTATGGGGGTAGATTCGTTAGAAGATTTAACGCAAGGAAACGCAGAATTTACAAGCAATGTAATGGCTGTTTTAGATCTTTTCGGACCAACAGAAATGCTTAGAAATGATATTTACCATGTAACGACATGCACTGATCCCCTTAGTTTTAATGACGCCGACTCTCCTCCTTCAGCTTTGATCGGTTGTCCTATTCAAGAGTGCCCTGAAAAAGTTAAAGCTATTGATCCTGTTACATATTTGGATAAATCAGATCCGCCATTTTTTATTTTACATGGTGATCAAGATTGCAGTGTCTCGCCTTTTGAAAGTATCTACATGGATTCTGCGCTGGACGCAAATTTTATGTACTCGGATTTTTCACTGACCCCCGGCTTAGGGCACGGTGATGACGAAGGCTGGCAAACCCCGGAAATGAAATTGAAAATTTTAACTTTCCTAAACGAAGCGTTCAGCGGAACTCTTTCTGATACGAATAATGAACCAACCATTCCATCCGATTTTTTATTTCCTGCTTACCCTAATCCATTTAATTCAACAACTACTATTGAGTATCAGATATCAAAATATGGAAATGTCCGAATAACAGTTTTTGATATCTTAGGACGTGAAGTAACCACGCTAGTAGATTCTCCCAGGAGCAAAGGGACTTATAAAACATTATTTGATGCGACCGGTTTAGCGAGTGGAATTTATTTATTCACACTTACGACTGATAATTTTTTTGAATCGAAAAAATTAATATTGATGAAATAG
- the ndk gene encoding nucleoside-diphosphate kinase: MLGNRTLAIIKPDAVKDGHIGEIITMIQKAGFKILAMKMTRLSKDSAGGFYEIHKDKKFYGELIEYMTSGPCVPLALQRDNAVEAYRKLIGATDPAKADEGTIRKLFAASIAFNAVHGSDSDDNAEKEIAHFFSRNELLNNTI; the protein is encoded by the coding sequence ATTTTGGGTAACAGAACTTTAGCAATCATAAAACCTGATGCAGTAAAAGATGGACACATTGGAGAAATAATTACAATGATTCAGAAAGCCGGCTTTAAAATCTTAGCGATGAAAATGACTCGATTGTCAAAAGATTCCGCCGGCGGGTTTTATGAAATTCATAAAGATAAAAAATTTTATGGCGAACTGATCGAATATATGACTTCCGGTCCTTGCGTACCGCTCGCACTTCAACGCGACAATGCAGTGGAGGCATACAGAAAACTTATTGGCGCCACCGATCCCGCCAAAGCAGATGAAGGAACAATCAGGAAGCTGTTTGCCGCATCAATTGCTTTTAATGCCGTGCACGGTTCCGATAGCGATGATAATGCTGAAAAAGAAATTGCGCATTTCTTTTCTCGCAATGAACTTTTAAACAATACTATTTGA
- the sucD gene encoding succinate--CoA ligase subunit alpha, whose amino-acid sequence MAILIDNKTRLVVQGITGSEGSFHTTQMIEYGTKVVAGVTPGKGGTEFNGVPIFNTVTEAVKIQKANTSVIFVPPAFASDAILEAANSGIKVIICITEGIPIADMTKVYNSIINKGVILVGPNCPGVISPGKAKVGIMPGFIHKKGNIGLVSRSGTLTYEAVKQLTDVGLGQTTCVGIGGDPIIGSRFIDIIRLFNDDPDTKGIVMIGEIGGNAEEEAADFIKKKVKKPVVGFIAGKTAPAGRRMGHAGAIISGGKGTAAEKMLAMKKAGIAVVDSPADIGITMLKVLDKLKTKKSVVTKNVKTTKKSSPKNLKTIIKKTIKKTVKKK is encoded by the coding sequence ATGGCAATTCTTATAGATAACAAAACACGCCTCGTCGTTCAGGGAATAACCGGCAGCGAAGGCTCATTTCACACAACCCAAATGATTGAATACGGAACCAAAGTAGTTGCAGGCGTCACCCCCGGTAAAGGCGGCACTGAATTCAACGGCGTTCCCATCTTTAACACAGTCACCGAAGCAGTCAAAATTCAAAAAGCAAATACATCCGTAATTTTTGTACCCCCTGCTTTTGCCTCAGATGCAATTTTAGAAGCTGCAAACTCGGGAATCAAAGTAATCATCTGCATCACCGAAGGAATCCCCATTGCCGATATGACAAAAGTTTACAACTCAATAATAAATAAAGGAGTCATTCTCGTGGGTCCTAATTGCCCGGGAGTAATTTCACCCGGCAAAGCCAAAGTTGGAATAATGCCCGGCTTCATTCACAAAAAAGGTAACATCGGACTCGTTTCCCGCAGCGGCACTTTAACCTATGAAGCAGTAAAGCAGCTAACCGATGTTGGCTTGGGTCAAACAACTTGCGTTGGAATCGGCGGCGACCCGATTATTGGTTCAAGATTTATTGACATCATCAGATTATTCAATGATGACCCCGATACAAAAGGAATCGTAATGATTGGTGAAATAGGCGGCAACGCTGAAGAAGAAGCTGCCGACTTCATCAAAAAGAAAGTTAAAAAACCTGTAGTCGGATTTATTGCCGGTAAAACAGCTCCCGCCGGAAGAAGGATGGGGCACGCAGGTGCAATTATTTCCGGAGGAAAAGGAACCGCCGCCGAAAAAATGCTCGCAATGAAAAAAGCAGGCATCGCCGTAGTTGATAGCCCCGCCGATATTGGTATAACAATGCTGAAAGTTTTGGATAAATTAAAAACAAAAAAATCAGTGGTTACAAAAAATGTTAAGACAACAAAAAAATCATCACCAAAGAATCTGAAAACAATAATCAAAAAGACAATAAAGAAAACAGTTAAGAAAAAATAA